The genomic stretch tgaaataaatatattatgcaTAATAGTCTGAGATAACAATGAATGCTTGATAATCTAGTTCTTGCAACAACACCGTCATTACAAATCAACTTTGGAAGTCTTCCGACTAACGCCTGATACATTCAACAAAAGTCTCGATGAATTGGTGATTTTTCTTGCACAGGTAAGGCTGATGTTTATAGCAATCTCTACTGTAAGTCCGTCCTGTTCGCATTTTTACTACTTAAACTAGAACTTAGCTTTACACTTTAATgcttataaatttataataaatagtAACTATTCTCATAAGCAAAGCTTTATTAACAGCAATTATGCAGAACCACTTCTTATTACACAAAAAGACATTATTGCCCTAGACTAGTGCAATTTTCATTTGCGATAGGTGGTGTTAGGTACAACAGAACGATGTTGTTTCGAATTGGCTACATTGTAAACAGCCAAAGTCTGCACTTTATTTCTCTTAAGCAGCGGTCTGATTTTTCGATGTAGCTTGACAGAACACGTTTAATTTCAATCAGAAggatatcattttttcaattggcATAATTATTCTCAACACCACGAAAGATAATAAACAGAAtctattgttattttctttcagGTCTGAGCAGCGTTTTGTCAAGTTGCATTGGGATCAGCAGTGTTGTATTTTGAGTTGATAAAGCATAAAGACTGTTGCCGAAAGCTTTAATAGATAGTTGGAGAGTATAATTTGTACTCTTTCAATTGTTTAATAAGTGTGCTTGGActattaatattaacaatgAAGAAAACTATGGAAAAATGCCTGAAATCTCTCGGACAGAAAATAATATGCAGAGACAATCTTATAAAATGCTTGTTTTCTCTAATTGGTTTTTCAGATGAGGAAATGGTGCAAAGCATTTTTGTATATGGCCATACAGCAAGTGGCAAGTCTCTGGTTATTGAATCTCTGTTGGCTTACCTTAAATATAATGTTTGCATCATCAACTGCGTTGAATGTTACAGCAGTAAACTCATCTATGAACACATTTTAAATGACTTGTCTCTGCATGaaatgaattcgaaaaataatttcacagtTTACCAGAAATGCGATAACATGATGGACTTTATTACTTACCTACAAATTGCAGTACAAAACGATAAGCGTCGTATAGTTATTGTGTTTGACAAATGTGATCGGCTGCGCGATATGGATGTGAATTTATTGCCTGCGCTTGTGAGGTTGCGAGAACTGACTGGTTTGGATCTTTGCACAATCTTTGTCAGTGACATTGTTTGGGAAAAGTATTACTCAAAAAATGGTTTATTGAATCCTATTAAAATTCACTTTCCACAGTACACACGGGAGGACATGTTgaaagtattatttttatacaagcCTAAGGATTACGAGGATGGATTTTACGTGAATtacttaaatttatttttatctgtgTTTCTTAGATGTTGTAGAGATTGTAATGAGCTACGGTACATGgctaaaataaattttgataaatatgTTGAACCTGTTGAATCGGGTAAAATTGATAAGAATGATGTACGCTCTTTGTGGCGGAATATATCtggaattttaaaatcaaatttagaAGTTGTTTATCTTAGAGTGTCTACTGATGATTCTGAGCAACGTACTAAATTGTGTCAAGAGATTGAATCTACAACAAAATTGGCTTTGAGCTTTGAACTGCCGTTCTATGCAAAGTACATGCTCATAGCTGCTTACTTGGCTTCTTATAATCCAGCCAAAGATGACAAACGCTTATTTGTCAAACGTAgtagtaaaaagaaaaggcGAAACACTGTGACTAAAAAACCTGCCAAACTTAACACACAGTTAGGGCCAAAGGCATTTACTTTGGACAGAATGCTCGCGATATTCTACGCGATTCTTGACGAAAAAGTAGGATTGACTGCCAATCTATTGGCACAAATACCCACCATGTGTCAGTTAAGACTATTGAGCATAGTAGGTGATAATAATTTAGATGGTCCCAAATATAAGTGTTGCGTCAGCTATGATTTCATCGTTATCATTTCTAAGACAGTTGGGTTCAATGTTAGGAATTATTTGTATGATTTCATTTAATGTATGTATTTAATGTGGACTTGCCAGTTTTCATGTTTCTTTTAACTATTTTCTATGATTAGTGGGAACATAATATTGCTGttaagaatatttatttccattcaattatttctttaGTTGTATTACTGTAGTAGTAtctttgtatttcttttttttttttttgctataaataaatgtgaaataagATAAAGACAAAATCCTTGGAACACTTAGTTAATGATCTGACCGTTCACGCAAGAGTATCCAAAGTATGTAACTTCAGTTCATTACTCAAAACTCATTCATTCAGAATTCGTCGTATTATGTTTGCCTTGTTTCTATCATTGTAGGTAGCTCATTGCTATTCGGAAGAGTTGACAACTTTTCCTCAAGAGCTTGTGGATATTCTGCAAACACAAAACACTGTTCTGGACACTGGAATGAGAATGGTGACCAAAGAGTATTGATGTTTGGTGTACAGGTGTGGAAGATTGCAAATTAACGCATTTCATTTTACAGACGTTCTGCAGGGCACTAATATTACTTCGAAATAAAGGACTTCTGGAGCCAACTGCACTCTTGAGCTTGTTTTTTCAGCTACTGAGATGCCAGGATAAAGCTTTAAGACAATTCCTCGAAAACCACATTATAACAGACATCAAGAATGTTAATTCCAAGCACAAGAATGCAAAAATTAATACTACGTTGCAAAATTTCATGTTCACCATGTTGAAAGACAGCAATGCACGAGCTGCAAAAATGTCTATAGATATAATGATTgaactgtataaaaaaaatgtctggaATGATGCTAAAACTGTAAATGTCATTTCAACTGGATGCTTTTCCAAAGTAACCAAAGTCATGGTCGCTAGCCTCAAGTTCTTCTTAGGATCTGATCCAAGTGAAGCTAATAGCGACGACAGCGACAGTGATGATGAACCAAACGTAAAAGAAGTAATGATGGCTAATAAAGTCAATAAGAAAtcaaagaagagagaaaagcagctgaaaaaagtgaaacagcTGTATGTGGTATGTTGCATTTGTATGTTTAAAAACGAAATACTGGATCAGCTTGTAAACTGGCTCGTATTTATTTTAACGTAATCAAAACAGATGACGAATAccagattttcaatattaatcTGTCACGGATAGATCACAGTAttttgatatatttatatgctCTTATAGAaatcgaaaaagaagaagtCACAAGCACCACAGTTCAACTTTTCAGCGCTACATTTAATTCATGACCCACAAGGCTTTGCAGAAAAGTTATTCAAgcagatggaaaaaaataatgatagaTTTGAAGTGAAGCTAATGACCTTAGATGTCATATCCAGACTCATAGGCTTGCACAGTTTATTCTTGTTCAACTATTATCCATATTTGCAGAGATTTTTACAGCCGCATCAAAGAggtaatacaaatttttcgcACTAATTCAATATAAGTTTAGAATATTTTATGTGATACGTGTTTATGtaataatttcttgaaaacaatattattGCAGAGGTAACAAAACTACTGCAatttgttgcacaagcatctCATGACTTAGTGCCTCCAGATGTGCTAGAACCAGTTGTAAAGACACTTGTTAATAATTTTGTCACTGAGCGAAATTCTGCAGACGTAATGGCCATTGGGTAATTACTCAATCTCAACTATGAAACTATAATttaaatgaattgaaaactaATAATTGTCTctgatttaaattttcctCAAATAAACCATTAACATTTTGCAGATTAAATGCGTGTCGTGAAATATGTTCACGCTGCCCCTTAGTCATGAATGAAGATTTACTGCGAGATTTAActcaatataaaaattatcgcgAGCGAAGTGTCATGATGGCGGCTCGATCTTTAATATCTCTGTTCAGAAATACAATGCCAGATCTACTGCACAAAAAAGATCGAGGCAGACCGACAGAAGCTACAGCTGAATTACATACCTTAAAGTATGGAGAAGTAAATGCCAAAGGATTTGTACCAGGTGCCGAGGTTTTACTTGATAAAAGTCATAGTAACACAATAGAAATAGATAGTGAAAACAGTGAGGTTAGTGCAAAAATGTTTTAactgacaaaaaattatacaatcattgtgatttcattttcgtatTACTTTTGTCTCtcactttatttattttttttgtaaaggATGAAAATGAATGGTGTGATGTAAAACATAGCAGTGATGAAGAAAACGGTGGGGAATGGGTAACCGATGATGAGGAAGAAGATGAGGAAGATGGTGATTCAGAAGAAGACAGTGGAGGGAACAGCGAAACAGAGGATGACGAAAGTGGCAGTGAAGATGAGGAAGAGCATGAAGGTGAAACTGAAGATACTAAAATCACAAATGATAAGAAGGATAAGAAGGCTAAAACAGAAGGAGCTGATATCACACctataaaatcgaaaatagataagaagagagaaaaattggcaaaaaaatcACAGATGAAAGCTGATAAGAGAAAGGAATTAACGGCAGAGAAGAAAGCAAAAGCATCCCAAATTTCGGTAGAACGGCTTCTTGGTGATgaagattttcgaaaaattgatgcaGAACTTGTTAAACAACAGGTGACTCACTTTAAACGGGGTATCAAACGACCACTTGAAGTGGATCCCAACAAAGGAGAGTTGGTAAAACTGGCAGATATTGAAAACATTTATAAAAAACGTAAACATGATAAGCAATCCAGGATGGAAAGCATAAAGGtttgtttaatattattactacaTTCAATTGTTCtaacaatgaataaattttatgttGCTCCGTAACTGTTTATTGCAGAAAGGTCAAgatggaagagaaaaattcgGCTACAAAGACGGAAGGCAGAATCCACTATGCAGCAAAACAAATcgcgagaagaaaaagacgaaAGCTTTCCAGATGGTCAAGCACAAAGTACTTGGTAAAGTCAAGAGATCGTTTAAAGCTAAACAGATCGCGTTGCGGAATCACTTGATAAAGCAAAAAAGGATGAAATAGTTACAT from Neodiprion virginianus isolate iyNeoVirg1 chromosome 3, iyNeoVirg1.1, whole genome shotgun sequence encodes the following:
- the LOC124300951 gene encoding protein SDA1 homolog isoform X1, which codes for MVRHNNQLPDNLPQLQNLIKRDPESYKDEFLQQHRHYKSTLEVFRLTPDTFNKSLDELVIFLAQVAHCYSEELTTFPQELVDILQTQNTVLDTGMRMTFCRALILLRNKGLLEPTALLSLFFQLLRCQDKALRQFLENHIITDIKNVNSKHKNAKINTTLQNFMFTMLKDSNARAAKMSIDIMIELYKKNVWNDAKTVNVISTGCFSKVTKVMVASLKFFLGSDPSEANSDDSDSDDEPNVKEVMMANKVNKKSKKREKQLKKVKQLYVKSKKKKSQAPQFNFSALHLIHDPQGFAEKLFKQMEKNNDRFEVKLMTLDVISRLIGLHSLFLFNYYPYLQRFLQPHQREVTKLLQFVAQASHDLVPPDVLEPVVKTLVNNFVTERNSADVMAIGLNACREICSRCPLVMNEDLLRDLTQYKNYRERSVMMAARSLISLFRNTMPDLLHKKDRGRPTEATAELHTLKYGEVNAKGFVPGAEVLLDKSHSNTIEIDSENSEDENEWCDVKHSSDEENGGEWVTDDEEEDEEDGDSEEDSGGNSETEDDESGSEDEEEHEGETEDTKITNDKKDKKAKTEGADITPIKSKIDKKREKLAKKSQMKADKRKELTAEKKAKASQISVERLLGDEDFRKIDAELVKQQVTHFKRGIKRPLEVDPNKGELVKLADIENIYKKRKHDKQSRMESIKKGQDGREKFGYKDGRQNPLCSKTNREKKKTKAFQMVKHKVLGKVKRSFKAKQIALRNHLIKQKRMK
- the LOC124300951 gene encoding protein SDA1 homolog isoform X2, which produces MVRHNNQLPDNLPQLQNLIKRDPESYKDEFLQQHRHYKSTLEVFRLTPDTFNKSLDELVIFLAQTFCRALILLRNKGLLEPTALLSLFFQLLRCQDKALRQFLENHIITDIKNVNSKHKNAKINTTLQNFMFTMLKDSNARAAKMSIDIMIELYKKNVWNDAKTVNVISTGCFSKVTKVMVASLKFFLGSDPSEANSDDSDSDDEPNVKEVMMANKVNKKSKKREKQLKKVKQLYVKSKKKKSQAPQFNFSALHLIHDPQGFAEKLFKQMEKNNDRFEVKLMTLDVISRLIGLHSLFLFNYYPYLQRFLQPHQREVTKLLQFVAQASHDLVPPDVLEPVVKTLVNNFVTERNSADVMAIGLNACREICSRCPLVMNEDLLRDLTQYKNYRERSVMMAARSLISLFRNTMPDLLHKKDRGRPTEATAELHTLKYGEVNAKGFVPGAEVLLDKSHSNTIEIDSENSEDENEWCDVKHSSDEENGGEWVTDDEEEDEEDGDSEEDSGGNSETEDDESGSEDEEEHEGETEDTKITNDKKDKKAKTEGADITPIKSKIDKKREKLAKKSQMKADKRKELTAEKKAKASQISVERLLGDEDFRKIDAELVKQQVTHFKRGIKRPLEVDPNKGELVKLADIENIYKKRKHDKQSRMESIKKGQDGREKFGYKDGRQNPLCSKTNREKKKTKAFQMVKHKVLGKVKRSFKAKQIALRNHLIKQKRMK
- the LOC124300952 gene encoding origin recognition complex subunit 5 translates to MKKTMEKCLKSLGQKIICRDNLIKCLFSLIGFSDEEMVQSIFVYGHTASGKSLVIESLLAYLKYNVCIINCVECYSSKLIYEHILNDLSLHEMNSKNNFTVYQKCDNMMDFITYLQIAVQNDKRRIVIVFDKCDRLRDMDVNLLPALVRLRELTGLDLCTIFVSDIVWEKYYSKNGLLNPIKIHFPQYTREDMLKVLFLYKPKDYEDGFYVNYLNLFLSVFLRCCRDCNELRYMAKINFDKYVEPVESGKIDKNDVRSLWRNISGILKSNLEVVYLRVSTDDSEQRTKLCQEIESTTKLALSFELPFYAKYMLIAAYLASYNPAKDDKRLFVKRSSKKKRRNTVTKKPAKLNTQLGPKAFTLDRMLAIFYAILDEKVGLTANLLAQIPTMCQLRLLSIVGDNNLDGPKYKCCVSYDFIVIISKTVGFNVRNYLYDFI